TGCTCTCcaaattttatcaaaatcggatcACAAAAGACCTTCCGATCGTCGAGTTGATGAAGACAACACACCACATCTCACAcactgccacacaattttttttcttcacaGTTGCGGCGCTCCTCCACGCACTGCCGCCTCCTTTAAATTTGCCCTAATGGGCTTCCATGCACATGGGCctcttgttttatttattttttatatgaaCTAGACCCAATGTTTGTCCAGCCATCTTTAAGAATCCAAGCTACTTGCTTGTATTCTTTTCTCTTTAATAAAATTACCTTTCTTTAAAATAAAAGACTATTCTCAAGGTTTTGAGAAAGATTGTATTAAAGAAAAAATGATATGGAAAGAGGGGTAGTTTGTTGAGTTTAATCACGcttaatttttgaattaatttgACTTGGTCACACTAGCCTAGCaccctttcaaattgattttatattaaatatcAAAATCTAATATTGCATAAAAATAGATATTAACTAAAATTTAATCATCACTCTATTAATATATGAAAACGTACAACGCGTCTTCCATCACTAGTGTAAATTAAGATTTGGAGAACTGAAGATAAACTTGTGACACCAAATCAATTGAGTACATCAAGCAAATAGTATAACCTAAAAGAGAGTACATCAAACAGTGGTCATTAAATGACAAGTCGCTATAAAATGCATAGATGCTTTTAACCGCAGTACTAGTGCCGCCTCTATTAATATATGGAAGCGTACAATGCATCTTTCATCACTAGTGTATTTAAGATTTGGAAAAGAACTTGTGACACTAAATCAATCAAGTACATCAAATAAATCGTATAACCTAAAAGCGAGTAGATCAAACAGTGATCATTAAATCACAAGTCGTGCTTTTAAATGCAGTACTAGTGCTGCCTCCTACTGTGCACCCATGCATGTGCATGCACAGGATTGCATTCATGTCCATCGGGTCACCTTGATTCCCTGaactctctcttttttctttcaatcttttatatttttgttttcttggGTTGTTCAACCATCGCAGGGATACTCTATAAGTATATATTAGCCAGATTTTCAACTATAGCAGGGAGTCGGCCAAATTTCACCATTTGCCACAAACACGTACGTAcaaattaaagaaaatttttattgatgattgcAGAGAGTTATACGTTCACAAGCTCCATCCTCGTGCAACACTAGTATTTAGAAACACAGGAACCCTACTCCTATGCAGTGATACTAATTAATTGAGTACCACTCCTATACCAAAATTAATTAAGCCAAAAATATTCCAATATATATTGAGAGCCCCTTCTTGTCTCATGACGACTGCCATAATTAAACATTAATAGAGAATGaattattgtaaaatattttttttttatttttaaggagtACTGATGCTTGTCATGTGCGGGCAAAAGGTCGACAGCAATTTCAATTGCGTCCACCGGCTCCAAAACCAGCTCCACCACCAAACCCTGCACCACCGCCCGCCCCAAATCCACCTCCGAAACCCCCACCACCACCAAAGCCACCGCCCCCACCACCTCCCCCACCCAATCCACCACCCGCTCCTCCACCACCTCCAAATCCTCCTCCAGCACCACCACCAGCACCGCCGCCCACTCCACCGCCTGCGCCACCACCTGCACCACCGCCTACTCCACCACCTCCACCGGCTCCACCACCTAAGCCCCCACCAGCTCCTCCGCCTGCCCCACCACCTAAGCCTGCACCTCCACCAGCTCCTCCGCCTAGCCCACCACCGGCTCCACCACCTAACCCCCCACCAGCTCCTCCGCCTGCCCCACCACCTAAGCCTGCTCCTCCACCAGCTCCTCCGCCTAAACCACCACCGGCTCCTCCACCAGCTCCTCCTCCAATCCCACCACCACCATGATGCCCAAATCCTCCACCTGCACCACCGCCTAATCCACCACCTCCGCCGGCTCCACCACCTGGCCCACCACCTAGCCCCCCACCAGCTCCTCCGCCTGCCCCACCACCTAGGCCTGCACCTCCACCAGGTCCTCCACCTAGCCCGCCACCGGCTCCTCCACCAGCACCACCTCCAGCTCCTCCAATCCCACCACCACCATGATGCCCAGATCCTCCACCTGCACCACCGCCTAATCCACCACCTCCACCGGCTCCACCACCTAACCCCCCACCAGCTCCTCCGCCTGCCCCACCACCTAAGCCTGCACCTCCACCAGCCCCTCCGCCTAGCCCTCCACCAGCCCCTCCGCCTAGCCCACCACCGGTTCCTCCACCAGCACCACCTCCAGCTCCTCCTCCAATCCCCCCACCACCACCATGATGCCCAAATCCCCCACCTGcaccaccaccacctcctactccaactCCGCCACCACCACGATGCCCACCTCCTCCGCCT
This genomic stretch from Malania oleifera isolate guangnan ecotype guangnan chromosome 3, ASM2987363v1, whole genome shotgun sequence harbors:
- the LOC131151300 gene encoding glycine-rich cell wall structural protein-like, with amino-acid sequence MRCSLLLRSQASCSLLTHSPGYCSSMQYNLVFNNRFELATMVTVLAARNWVVVTVLVVAVVDAAVVSGDDAVYGFGYDKHFFGPGYGGVGGGLGHGIFRKGFRHGRFGKGGGLGGGFGGGGIGGGAGGGIGGGAGGGAGGGFGGGAGGGAGGGAGGGVGGGLGGGAGGGAGGGLGGGAGGGAGGGLGGGAGGGAGGGAGGGIGGGAGCGAGGGAGGGFGGGAGGGAGGGLGGGGGHRGGGGVGVGGGGGAGGGFGHHGGGGGIGGGAGGGAGGGTGGGLGGGAGGGLGGGAGGGAGLGGGAGGGAGGGLGGGAGGGGGLGGGAGGGSGHHGGGGIGGAGGGAGGGAGGGLGGGPGGGAGLGGGAGGGAGGGLGGGPGGGAGGGGGLGGGAGGGFGHHGGGGIGGGAGGGAGGGLGGGAGGGAGLGGGAGGGAGGGLGGGAGGGLGGGAGGGAGLGGGAGGGAGGGLGGGAGGGGGVGGGAGGGAGGGVGGGAGGGAGGGFGGGGGAGGGLGGGGGGGGGFGGGGGFGGGFGAGGGAGFGGGAGFGAGGRN